A window from Trinickia violacea encodes these proteins:
- a CDS encoding helix-turn-helix domain-containing protein → MKMSQRVVLMVARIRALMHQQGMSDADLARKTGISPATLSRVLSLATEDPRISTLTAIAEALGTTVGYLLHSERAYPIPILDWSEMLAFVRDSGSVSQRTEWLTVNSPKKPGTFAARTLPSMAPRFREGSIIVVEPSDAYRDFQVAVVAFGNTAPTPRRIVRVGAETYLKPMSSATQEKEAILNDSVTILGVVTESRIFNP, encoded by the coding sequence ATGAAAATGAGCCAGAGGGTCGTCCTGATGGTTGCGCGCATCAGAGCCCTCATGCACCAGCAAGGAATGAGCGACGCAGACTTGGCGCGCAAGACGGGCATCTCTCCCGCTACGTTGAGCCGCGTCCTGTCGCTGGCTACAGAAGATCCTCGCATCAGCACGCTAACGGCCATTGCGGAAGCATTGGGGACCACCGTTGGCTATCTACTGCACAGCGAACGCGCATACCCGATTCCGATCCTGGATTGGAGTGAGATGCTCGCCTTTGTGCGCGATAGCGGTAGCGTCAGTCAAAGGACGGAATGGCTGACCGTCAATTCCCCAAAGAAACCGGGCACCTTCGCGGCCCGTACGCTACCTTCCATGGCGCCGCGGTTCCGCGAAGGCTCCATCATCGTCGTTGAACCCAGCGACGCTTATCGGGACTTTCAGGTCGCTGTGGTGGCGTTCGGCAACACTGCGCCGACCCCGCGGCGAATCGTCAGAGTCGGCGCCGAAACCTATCTCAAGCCGATGAGCTCGGCGACCCAGGAGAAAGAGGCGATCTTGAATGACAGCGTCACCATTCTTGGCGTGGTGACGGAATCGAGAATATTCAACCCCTAA
- a CDS encoding phytoene/squalene synthase family protein, translating into MSNPTRAFLLGPLLKGVSRSFYLTLRVLPAGMRDPVGLAYLLARAADTIADTSLIPPERRLELLLALRAQVNGTADDPTLTQRLANEVAGQQTQSDEKVLLESIGPALTVLAQLSDADRQAVREIVTTLTQGMEFDLRTFPDERSGQVAALREFAELDRYTYLVAGCVGEFWTKMTDAHVPGALKAELETMLHRGVRFGKALQMVNVLRDCGKDLRIGRCYLPTEMLDRFGLRPQDLMLTDGADGSLRARPLMFELVGVTLDHFRAALDYMLAISAFSPRLRLACLWPIVIGLETLLLLVQNEQWLDPAKVSKVRRNDVYRILACSLPVAPSNAILRGWIERLIGKIEARLTAR; encoded by the coding sequence ATGAGCAACCCTACTCGGGCCTTCCTGCTTGGCCCTCTGCTGAAAGGCGTCTCACGTTCGTTCTACCTCACGCTGCGCGTGCTGCCCGCCGGGATGCGCGATCCCGTGGGCCTCGCGTATCTGCTGGCGCGCGCGGCCGACACGATAGCCGATACGTCGCTGATCCCGCCGGAGCGACGGTTGGAGTTGCTGCTTGCGCTGCGCGCGCAAGTCAACGGCACAGCAGATGACCCGACGCTTACGCAGCGTCTCGCGAATGAAGTCGCAGGCCAGCAGACTCAATCCGACGAGAAGGTCCTGCTCGAATCGATCGGCCCGGCGTTGACGGTGCTTGCGCAATTGAGCGACGCAGACCGGCAAGCCGTGCGCGAAATCGTGACGACGCTCACGCAAGGCATGGAATTCGATTTGCGCACGTTTCCCGACGAACGTTCGGGGCAGGTGGCGGCGCTTCGTGAATTCGCCGAACTCGATCGATACACGTATCTGGTGGCGGGATGCGTCGGCGAGTTCTGGACCAAGATGACCGATGCCCACGTGCCGGGCGCGCTCAAGGCGGAACTCGAAACGATGCTGCACCGCGGCGTTCGCTTCGGCAAAGCGCTGCAGATGGTGAACGTGCTGCGCGATTGCGGCAAGGATTTGCGCATCGGCCGCTGCTATCTGCCGACGGAGATGCTCGACCGCTTCGGCCTGCGTCCGCAGGACCTCATGCTGACCGATGGCGCCGATGGCTCGCTACGCGCGCGGCCTTTGATGTTCGAGCTGGTCGGCGTGACCCTCGATCATTTTCGCGCGGCGCTCGACTACATGCTCGCGATTTCCGCATTCTCGCCGCGCTTGCGGTTGGCTTGCCTCTGGCCGATCGTCATCGGCTTGGAGACGCTGCTGCTTCTCGTGCAGAACGAGCAATGGCTCGATCCGGCGAAGGTGTCGAAAGTGCGGCGCAACGACGTCTATCGAATCCTTGCGTGTTCGCTGCCGGTTGCGCCTTCCAACGCTATCCTGCGCGGCTGGATCGAGCGGCTGATCGGGAAAATCGAAGCCCGGCTAACGGCCCGATGA
- a CDS encoding TAXI family TRAP transporter solute-binding subunit: MKRYRPHTPNFLRDHAHPVWRDLALTAVPVIVLFVATIAAIIWLIDPAPPKTITMSAGPRNSIFMQAALEYKKILARNGVTLNVLESDGSVENLHRLLDPKQHVDFALVQGGVADGVDTSKLTSLGSIRYLPIAVFYRGNGVTHLADLDGKRIAIGREGSGTRVLSLKLLAANGIVPGGTTTLLPYDGLQAATELIKGNIDAALFSGDSATREMMQGLLTIPGITALDFTEASAYTRLFPYLNEIDLPRGVLDLQRTVPRQTIHLIGPTVEIIARPSLHPAISDLIIEAAQEVHGSAGLLQSAGQFPNPVAQDFPISQDATRYYKSGKSFFYRYLPFWLATVTDRLLVLLLPVAVLLIPGLRLIPALFRWRVRSRIYRYYGALIAIERSVLDGATEDERQQLMAELDDIEDSLNHLRMPLAYADAFYVLREHVGFVRAHLNNPQWAKARL; this comes from the coding sequence ATGAAACGATATCGCCCGCATACGCCGAATTTCCTTCGAGACCACGCGCATCCCGTGTGGCGCGATCTCGCCTTGACGGCAGTGCCGGTCATTGTGCTGTTCGTCGCCACGATCGCGGCGATCATCTGGCTGATCGATCCCGCGCCGCCGAAGACCATCACGATGAGCGCCGGGCCGCGCAACAGCATCTTCATGCAGGCGGCCCTGGAGTACAAAAAAATCCTCGCCCGCAATGGCGTGACGCTCAACGTGCTCGAGTCCGACGGCTCGGTGGAAAACCTGCATCGGTTGCTCGACCCCAAGCAGCACGTCGACTTCGCGCTCGTGCAAGGCGGCGTGGCGGACGGCGTGGATACGTCGAAGCTGACGTCGCTCGGCAGCATTCGATACTTGCCGATCGCCGTGTTCTACCGCGGCAATGGCGTGACTCACCTGGCCGACCTGGACGGCAAGCGGATCGCGATCGGCCGCGAGGGCAGCGGCACGCGCGTGCTGTCGCTCAAGCTGCTGGCGGCGAACGGCATCGTGCCCGGCGGCACCACCACGTTGTTGCCCTACGACGGCCTGCAAGCCGCAACGGAGCTGATCAAGGGGAATATCGACGCGGCGCTGTTCAGCGGAGACTCGGCCACGCGCGAGATGATGCAGGGATTGCTCACGATACCCGGCATTACCGCGCTGGACTTCACGGAGGCGAGCGCCTACACGCGGCTTTTTCCGTATCTCAACGAGATCGATCTGCCGCGAGGCGTGCTCGATCTGCAAAGGACGGTACCTCGCCAAACGATCCACCTGATTGGCCCGACGGTCGAGATCATCGCGCGCCCGAGCCTGCATCCGGCCATCTCGGACCTCATCATCGAAGCCGCGCAGGAAGTTCACGGCTCGGCCGGGCTGCTGCAGAGCGCCGGGCAATTTCCGAATCCGGTCGCGCAGGATTTTCCGATCAGCCAAGACGCGACGCGCTATTACAAGTCCGGCAAGAGCTTTTTCTATCGCTACCTGCCGTTCTGGCTCGCGACGGTGACCGATCGCCTGCTGGTTCTGCTGCTGCCCGTAGCGGTGCTGCTGATCCCCGGCTTGCGGCTCATCCCCGCCCTCTTCCGCTGGCGCGTGCGCTCGCGCATCTATCGCTACTACGGCGCGCTGATTGCGATCGAGCGCAGCGTACTGGACGGCGCCACGGAAGACGAGCGGCAGCAACTCATGGCGGAACTCGACGACATCGAGGATTCGCTCAATCATCTGCGCATGCCGCTCGCCTATGCGGACGCGTTCTATGTGCTGCGCGAGCACGTCGGCTTCGTGCGCGCCCATCTGAACAACCCGCAGTGGGCCAAGGCGCGCCTGTAG
- a CDS encoding queuosine precursor transporter: MEQPSHVIEAVFEPTTNTDKILVLVRVRDSRATFKMSPHDLNKKAWLEKFSKEDVAHIGFLNAATYTDELVPLKYFPTRKRPLTHAVLALSFLFVGFLMLSNVTGGRVVECNLDWPGLLGKFSIDFPAALVVFPMTYAFSTIITEVYGYRVSRIVIWGGMTVNFMFVIGMWFLSLIPNSPVWEAQNSALAQSYGVLAGEFARTFLASTVAYFFGEFVNAMSLAKFKLASAGQHLWVRVVFSTSIANVIDSTLFCAILFWGRLPTSMIIVIIGTQIVVKTLYELILLPLVTTVSRRLKEIDGVDYYDYHTNFNPFSLRG; the protein is encoded by the coding sequence ATGGAACAGCCATCCCATGTAATCGAAGCGGTTTTCGAACCGACAACAAACACAGACAAGATTCTTGTTCTAGTTCGAGTGCGAGACTCACGTGCCACTTTCAAGATGTCGCCACACGATCTAAACAAGAAGGCATGGCTTGAGAAATTCTCGAAGGAAGATGTCGCGCATATCGGCTTTCTGAACGCCGCGACTTACACTGATGAACTTGTCCCGCTCAAGTACTTCCCCACTCGCAAGCGCCCGTTGACGCACGCCGTCCTTGCGCTCTCGTTTCTCTTCGTAGGCTTTCTCATGCTATCGAATGTAACGGGTGGACGCGTGGTGGAGTGCAACTTGGATTGGCCCGGCCTCCTGGGAAAGTTCAGCATTGATTTTCCGGCTGCGCTCGTTGTATTTCCAATGACGTACGCGTTCAGCACCATAATCACCGAGGTCTACGGGTATCGCGTCAGCCGAATCGTCATTTGGGGCGGCATGACGGTGAATTTCATGTTTGTAATCGGAATGTGGTTTCTATCGTTGATACCCAACTCGCCAGTTTGGGAAGCACAGAACAGCGCCCTTGCCCAGTCCTACGGCGTGCTTGCCGGCGAGTTCGCGAGAACGTTTCTTGCATCGACAGTCGCGTATTTTTTCGGAGAGTTTGTTAACGCCATGTCGTTGGCAAAATTCAAGTTAGCGAGCGCTGGCCAGCATCTATGGGTCCGCGTGGTGTTCAGCACGAGCATTGCCAACGTTATCGACAGCACTCTGTTCTGCGCGATCCTGTTCTGGGGAAGACTGCCAACTTCGATGATCATCGTCATCATTGGTACTCAAATCGTGGTGAAAACCCTCTACGAATTGATCCTCCTTCCGCTAGTGACAACTGTCTCGAGGCGGCTCAAGGAAATAGATGGGGTCGACTACTACGACTATCACACCAACTTCAATCCCTTCTCGCTTAGGGGTTGA